CCACGAAGTACCTCCAGAGGGAGAGGTACTTATTGTAGTAGTAGTATTTATAGTGATTCACGTTGGTGACGTATTTATAAATGAGAGAGTAAAAGTATTTTTTGGCGAGGGCGTCTTCATTTCTGCGTTTGGCATGGAGGAGGGCTTTGCGgaggttcttcttcttcataagCAGTCTGAGGAAGGGCAGGCCATAGGCCCTAGCGAAGCGCGCCTGCCTCTTTTGTCTGATCGTTTCGTCGACGCGGTCCAAGTGGTCAGAGCAGGCCAAAGTGGCGCTCCGCATCGAGTTGATGATGCTCTGTTTTATTACTTTCTCCCTCTTAAAGCGGACGATggcgaaatttttttttactatcttcattttgttgatGGAaaagatgaggaggaagaaaaacttcTTCACAACATTACGCTCGCGTTTTTGCTCAATCTGGTGGCCCTTCTCGGTGAGGCGGCGAGCAAGGAGGGAGTTTCTATGCCAGTGGGTGACCACCCGAGCTGCCATTCTCTCCTGAATGCTCTTGTAGTATACGAGCGAATTATACTCGCAGTAATTCATCCACTTACGCTCAACATAGAAATGTTTAAGAGAAATGATGAGCTCAGATTTTCTCCTAAACGTTAGGAAGTGACTGCTCAGATTTTGGAGGTACTCATTTTCtttggaataatttttaaagcgAGTCCACTTGTGTAGGCAGCCCAGCAAGGTCCTCCTCTGTGTGCGGCACTGAATGGTCCTTTCACACAACCGCAGATggttttcataaaaaaacacGTTGGTGAGAATGAAAAAGACGGTTTTGCACTTTCGAAATTTCCTCTCTATCGTGTACCTGAGCAGCAAGTTGTGtaggtgcatttttttttttttttttttttggtacctTAGCAGTAGGGCAAAATGGCGCTTCTTCAGTTGGTCCTCCTTCCCCGTTATGAAGGTCTCCAATTTGAGTCTCACCTCTTTGCAGCGATGGGCATAAACGTTCAGCGCGCTAAATCCGAGGGATAGCAGCTCCGTTCTGCGGGCAAGCGCGTACCCCATTTGCCTTttcacaaaagggaagtCTCCCCGGGAGAGGCGATTATATTTCTCACTCATGTTCCTcaagtggaagaagaaacgGAAGACGTTCCTCGCGTAGATGTTACACACGTACACATTTAACCGGTTtagaaatatacataatttaaaattgccAATCCATGTGAGGAAAAACTTCTGCGTGcatctcttcctccttctcgtGGCAAATTGGTGGAGACGTCTCCACCTGTAGAATACCGTTTGAGCTGCTTTGCTCCTCCGAATTGTTATTACGTTGTGAATTTCGCGCAACTGTTTCTTCTTATGTGTGTGTAGTAGCCACCCGGTGAGACTTCCTCTCAGCAGCTGGATGGTCCTCAAGAGGGTCAGCCTGCTCTCCACCCTCTTCATACGTTTACCCGTTCGGTAATGATCCACCCAGAGGGAGTAGCACCTCCGCAAGAGGGTCTTCCCCCAGAGCTGCTCACAGTACAAATTGATCCTTCTCTTGTTAACCCTCACGAATTTGTGCTCCCTCAGGATGGAAAAGAATTTCCGCTTCACCCCGAGGTGGGCCTTCCTGATGTACTCCCTAAGGGAGAGACTCACCTGGTATGTTCTCCTCAAATGGTGAAAGTAAAATtgtagtgtttttttttttctcctccttttgacCTTCTCATAATGATGATGCGTCATCCATTGGGAGAAGAACCTCCTCACAAAAAGGGAGtgccacttttttattttctcctcctgcaTTTGCCTATTGCCGAGGAGGTGCTTAACCCACTGGTGGAAGAAGAcgcgttttttccccttcacaaTGGTGTGGTAGCTCTCTCTAcagtttttcctcttcctgtgCTTGACGCTCCAGAGCCCAAACAGGCGCTTCATTAGGGTAAACCGGACGGAGGCACAGATGTAAATCTGCAGCTTGGCAATCGTTACGTTTCGCCTAACCAGGTTGTAGTGCACGAGCAGGCACCTCTTCATCGTGGCGACCGCTCTCCCTTTAATAAAACtgtaatatttaaatttttgcacCACGTGGGAGAAGAGCCTCCTAAACAGGTATTCATTTAACGTGCGAATGAGAAGCAGGTAAGTTTGCTTCTTCGCGTAGGTGGCAAGCCAGGAGTTGAAGTGGCTCCTCAGCACTCTCCTCTGCATGCGAGAGCGCACCAGACACCCCTTCTGCTCATAGCGGTATAGCAACAGCCACACGTAGAagaacgttttttttctcttttcattGCTTCGCTTCATTACAGTGGAgaagttccttttttcacttgtCTTAGAAAGATGAGCCGATATGAATCTGTGCAGGTGGTCCCTCTTCACCCTCCTCTCGACTCGCTCCttaagttttaaaaatttctctTTATCGTAGGTGCCCACTTTGATTAGCCCATGCCAGTAGGAAAACAACAGTCGGAtgtgcttcttcaaaatttgctttctttttgtttttatttctttcacCTTCCAGTTGAACGATAGGACCcatattccaaaaaaattttctaccATTTcgcggtttttttttctctccagaGTGGCTACCCTTTTGCTGTCTTCCTTCTTATGTTGGCTCTTCACTAGGCTGTACTGCTTCCACCACCGCGTGGATCTCTTAACTCTGCTGAAGAAGAGGTGCAATCTGATTAGCTGCTCTCTACGTAGGCGGCACATTAGGGAGAAGTGCACACTGAGGGCGGGTTCCCTAAACCGGGTTGCTATGCCACTCTTTAGGGCGGCGACAAAATTGGGAATGTCCCTCGTTAGGTGCCTCATGGGGGTGCACTTCACGGGGGTGCGCTTCATGGGGGTGCACTTCACGGGGGTGTATTTCATTGGGGTACGCTTCACGGGGGTGCACTTCATTGGGGCACACTTCATTGCGTTGTTCGCCCCCACGGAGGAGGCCCCGCTTCGCGAGCTCCGCGAGGAGAGGGACGTGTCTCCCTCGCTGCTGCTGGCCGTTGGGGAtttgcccccccctggggggtaCACTCGCTCTGCAGTGTGTGTCACGTTGGCCTCCTTCGCTTCGTTGACCGCCTTCGCCGCTCtggctgcctccccccccccgaggaAGGCGCGAACCGCGGCGCAAATCTGGAGAGCCCTGCTTTCGTGggagcccccccccgggggcaCAGACCCCCCCAGCAGGTAATAAATCAGCAGCAACATTTTAAAGTTGCCCCTCAAGTCGGCGTCCTCTGTATAAGCAGCTCGGAAAAAACTAAATCTGCGATTACGTTTGAAAAGCTTCAGAAgcaatttcttcattttgagggagaggaagttaaaaaagaaatgatacaaaaaattaaaattcttCTTAAAGTGAGCGAAAAAGACATTGACGTTGTGGAGGTCGCTCATGAGGAGGTAGAGAAGCATTAGTCTGTTCATGGGGGTGCTTTTTAGAGAATGGCATTCCCTTTGGTAGATGTAAAAATGGCTGTTTTGTCTCTTCGGTGGTTTTTCCCTATAAGGGtagtttttctttcccctgcATCCCATCTGTATGTGCATTCGGTTCAGCGCAATGAGTGTGTTAGCTTGTTGGCGTGTGCTCCAGCTGGTTGGAGGCTCCCCAGTGGTTGCGTCATCACGGGCGGGGTGGTGCCGCTCTCTTCCACCGCGTATAACACTTCCACCGttttcttcacttcctcGGGAGGAGCAGTCCAAATCGGGTGAGTCTCCCACATTGTAGCTGAGCGGGTACGCTCCTGGCTGCCCACCTCCGAGGATCTCCTCAAACGCGGGGATACCGCCCCGGGGGGGGTAAACCAGCGCGTGTATCCTCCGCAGTAAGGCCACTTTACGGTAGCAATTTTGGGCCCTCACGTGTAGCAGCGTAATGAAGACGCGAGCCTTCTTCTGTAGCTTCACCGCATTGTAAAGCTCCTTGTGGAGTCTTCTCCTCTTCACGAAGGATTTCCacgaaaggaaaaacctTTTTCGAGCGTGAGACACGCGGTTGGCATCCGCTCTGAGCAGGAGGGTGTCCCTCCTCATGGACAAATGGGTAGACATATGGCAAATGAAACGGAAatactttttcttcatcaatTTGGTGTAGAAGCGGTGGGTCAAGTCCTTTTCCACTTGAGTCCTTTTACTTTTGGCTAGTCGGTCCCTGAGCGATTGGAAGGCCTTCCTCATCGTTTTTTCATGCCTGTCTCTTTGCAGCTTCGAAAGGATTTTCTGCATATGGGGGGCAAGAGATGGAGAAATGGTGGAGATGCAAAACGGCCAAGTTACTCAtcgcttccacttcctgGAAGATCCCCCAcccggggggagaagcccctCTCATGCGAACCTCGCGGATGAGCACGATCTTCCTGTGCGCccttattttgtaaaaaccCTGGTGGTACATTTTCCCTTGGATGAGCTCCTCCATCCTGTgtaggagaagaaggaggtaCCTCTTCCGGTTGATTCTTCTCTTAATTTGGAAGAAGATGGCCCCCTTTATTCGGTTCGCCCGTTGTCTCCGTATGGCACGGGCGGTCTTCCTCTCCTGTTTGCGCTTCGTCAGGAAGGTCATCCTttagggggggaagcggcagaaaaggggggtgtaaagaggcagaaaaaagggggtggtgAAGGGTGCAGAAAAGGGGGCCACCGAAAATGGAGTAAGAGAGGGCACACTTGATGGGGTCGACATAAACGCGAAAAACACGCGAACACAGCAACGGGGagacttctcccccccctcaccGCCAATTGGGGGCCTTACCAAGCGAGGAAGAACTGGCGGCGCAGTCTACTTTCCCCATTAAGCCTAACGGAAAAGAAACCAAATTTGGCCCTTTTGACAAACTCAAAAAAGTGGAGCAAAGCTCTGAAGTATTTCCTCTTCCGGTTGAGAGTGAGCATCTGGGACCCCCTCCTGAGTGTTGCTTGTCTCTGTCGGTGTTGCTGCAAAGCTGCGAAGGCTTTGGATTTTAGGATGGAGCAGAAGAAGTGGGTAGCTTTCCTGTGCCTCACTCTGTTGCTCCGATTACGTTTTAAGGTGTCCCATATGTTTCTTTTCATTCTGTCTTTCTTCTCTACTAAGAAATTGGTAAGCGTCACTTGTATGTTGATGTAGTAGTGGCTACATCTGTACATTGCAACCAACGCTTCCCTCTTGCTCTTTCTAATTGCGAACGTGTTTGTCGCGTGGATCAGACGCTTAACGTTTCTAGACTGTCTGCATTTGATACTCCACAAGTGGGTCATCTTTCGTAGAGTGTTAACATTTGCTAGATGCCTAACTGA
This genomic window from Plasmodium vivax chromosome 1, whole genome shotgun sequence contains:
- a CDS encoding hypothetical protein, conserved (encoded by transcript PVX_088035A), whose protein sequence is MEDANDIIKEIIYRSADECNCNNEELNFPTVMKHFYEMTRRHSVPKQLSGEILNKLVLICRNIIEEKVACEYPLRVHHEGGEEEEEEEEEEVDVYDADDADDADDADDVEDARDLARGDGSPLSMRDVFSSSPDVYHYEQRERYDCLPAGGEAVEVCRVRPRRAAREEGTPYGECLPYGQGAPLEQRSPYGPLKMTTLRRKGPAVESARVCELGPPSRLSIVALASERPGRGGTTKGSSTIGGTVKVGTVRNTFRGNPASSAKRSADPKQNEKSFMHKNNRNLLKIYLNGDLICNVYERLCRKVAWGGSGGVSGGAGIVSAAVDTSSVQRKVKRYNEGNVFFTFHTLRKFQRHWVSYARKKRELRSRAARHGKVHTRRMLAKCYDRWLYRNEKKVYVKGVLEKLLEKRKKNLLLKHYNVWMCKYKKKKKKIFIYLVHIFSEWRAYAEREKTLQTAKQTVERRKKKKKFSLWKERYRRKLMKKKKNEQIKSVYSKNLVIKCYVHFALFHRKRKRERQSFHLVSLHTREKLSRLYFSLLVSRYKEELLFKQYYVRYLKKVRKSHLKKFFAILRGYVQRRRHLKGAYHLLARKNATNVTASYFAKWVSTLREERRISALLSKHLERRALSLQKKFLKILRKHKDKSLSLKKSFLILYERRNRLELLRTFQQWKKRYTINATQYILLHSKYKYKLIIRCFSLLRGYNSYRKRRRGVTEQMHSYYANRVKKRALSRWTHYVHVHRRDILHYYHFNNQGSLFLLFMMKTLLQSRLHSPESNGKTLLDVVNFANLNFNVNSFMFIHKKYLVGKGLLPNVGTLYENAMFVYRCLNIICSFVPAPFAVSLRRLRHNLPYLCFALKMAIYKRVVDTWRNECTRLKRFRAERSLKLQGRCLSRVRSLIKKKKTLQEAKQRYDHERKVQMKGKIFCTWLSLRMKYYTFRKKFQCYGIRNREKKMKRILQGWISISRERREKKKKILLFFKSVLMRKKKKHFDCLQLHAHRKRKKKLKEKIAKLFYARKYKRRAFKALFVYSKNVLFFTALNRIGESFLKQMCVRRWRHLTRAFLERRQEVRAALARQDLKVKRRFFNIFFVYMAHLKRVQAKLLAEKFLNRWKSYVEMRRNKEAFLANMISLFSRKKKLKVISKWYTRFILSVRFGETERILSRKVCLVCFAGLLLYSQKMRRVELFLRSRSNVVTCQRMLKQWRRQAKLQIKKKQIAERRLAATKQKYFSKWKSKFEKVRCKKKEEIKIQSVRHLANVNTLRKMTHLWSIKCRQSRNVKRLIHATNTFAIRKSKREALVAMYRCSHYYINIQVTLTNFLVEKKDRMKRNIWDTLKRNRSNRVRHRKATHFFCSILKSKAFAALQQHRQRQATLRRGSQMLTLNRKRKYFRALLHFFEFVKRAKFGFFSVRLNGESRLRRQFFLAWMTFLTKRKQERKTARAIRRQRANRIKGAIFFQIKRRINRKRYLLLLLHRMEELIQGKMYHQGFYKIRAHRKIVLIREKILSKLQRDRHEKTMRKAFQSLRDRLAKSKRTQVEKDLTHRFYTKLMKKKYFRFICHMSTHLSMRRDTLLLRADANRVSHARKRFFLSWKSFVKRRRLHKELYNAVKLQKKARVFITLLHVRAQNCYRKVALLRRIHALVYPPRGGIPAFEEILGGGQPGAYPLSYNVGDSPDLDCSSRGSEENGGSVIRGGRERHHPARDDATTGEPPTSWSTRQQANTLIALNRMHIQMGCRGKKNYPYREKPPKRQNSHFYIYQRECHSLKSTPMNRLMLLYLLMSDLHNVNVFFAHFKKNFNFLYHFFFNFLSLKMKKLLLKLFKRNRRFSFFRAAYTEDADLRGNFKMLLLIYYLLGGSVPPGGGSHESRALQICAAVRAFLGGGEAARAAKAVNEAKEANVTHTAERVYPPGGGKSPTASSSEGDTSLSSRSSRSGASSVGANNAMKCAPMKCTPVKRTPMKYTPVKCTPMKRTPVKCTPMRHLTRDIPNFVAALKSGIATRFREPALSVHFSLMCRLRREQLIRLHLFFSRVKRSTRWWKQYSLVKSQHKKEDSKRVATLERKKNREMVENFFGIWVLSFNWKVKEIKTKRKQILKKHIRLLFSYWHGLIKVGTYDKEKFLKLKERVERRVKRDHLHRFISAHLSKTSEKRNFSTVMKRSNEKRKKTFFYVWLLLYRYEQKGCLVRSRMQRRVLRSHFNSWLATYAKKQTYLLLIRTLNEYLFRRLFSHVVQKFKYYSFIKGRAVATMKRCLLVHYNLVRRNVTIAKLQIYICASVRFTLMKRLFGLWSVKHRKRKNCRESYHTIVKGKKRVFFHQWVKHLLGNRQMQEEKIKKWHSLFVRRFFSQWMTHHHYEKVKRRRKKKTLQFYFHHLRRTYQVSLSLREYIRKAHLGVKRKFFSILREHKFVRVNKRRINLYCEQLWGKTLLRRCYSLWVDHYRTGKRMKRVESRLTLLRTIQLLRGSLTGWLLHTHKKKQLREIHNVITIRRSKAAQTVFYRWRRLHQFATRRRKRCTQKFFLTWIGNFKLCIFLNRLNVYVCNIYARNVFRFFFHLRNMSEKYNRLSRGDFPFVKRQMGYALARRTELLSLGFSALNVYAHRCKEVRLKLETFITGKEDQLKKRHFALLLRYQKKKKKKMHLHNLLLRYTIERKFRKCKTVFFILTNVFFYENHLRLCERTIQCRTQRRTLLGCLHKWTRFKNYSKENEYLQNLSSHFLTFRRKSELIISLKHFYVERKWMNYCEYNSLVYYKSIQERMAARVVTHWHRNSLLARRLTEKGHQIEQKRERNVVKKFFFLLIFSINKMKIVKKNFAIVRFKREKVIKQSIINSMRSATLACSDHLDRVDETIRQKRQARFARAYGLPFLRLLMKKKNLRKALLHAKRRNEDALAKKYFYSLIYKYVTNVNHYKYYYYNKYLSLWRYFVVMGAAGRRPQGGGHAPFAGHSDEQSDNPSDGQSDNPSGGQSDNPSDGQSDNPSDGQSDNPSDGQSDNPSDGQSDNQSDNQSDGPSEESKSDVSSEYSLTSALGLRKGEAKGGKGDLPEYANLGSLNSSIASSETKEESDTSGVAAVGEAKL